Proteins from one Elgaria multicarinata webbii isolate HBS135686 ecotype San Diego chromosome 3, rElgMul1.1.pri, whole genome shotgun sequence genomic window:
- the LOC134396310 gene encoding oocyte zinc finger protein XlCOF6-like: MCGRKQMERAHQVSEESDKWPDMEDSVGDQDEMNQLEENQRNKERNKSLDGDPHAITVQEKKPKEERETKLPVRGKRFTRKSTLGDHSKAHTAKKQYKCLECGKSFRDNSGLLTHQRTHTGEKPFECLECGKAFRWRGAFTAHQRIHSGEKPFQCLECGKSFRDKADLLAHQRTHTGEKPFECLECGKAYHWRGGLTVHLRIHSGERPFQCLECGQRFRQSSALKVHQRTHTGEKPFKCPECGKYFSQGYRLKLHQRTHTDEKPYKCVECGKRFIEKDELTSHQRIHTGEKPFECSQCGKKFNHKGSLTSHQRIHTEENPFKCLDCGKSFRDNSGLLAHQRMHTGEKPFNCLECGKAFRWRGALTAHQRIHSGEKPFQCLECGKRFSRKGALQVHQRTHTGETPFQCLVCGKSFKQEGSLTIHQRIHTGEGNPFKCLECGKGFRDNADLLAHQRTHTGEKPFECLECGKAFGWRGALTVHQRIHSGEKPFQCLECGKKFRQRGSLQYHQRTHTGEKPFQCLECGKSFRLASLLVNHEGTHTDEKPYKCLECGKSFRNTSALNSHQKIHTGEKPFKCLECGKGFHRKRALALHQRIDKGEKSFKCLECGKSFRWSSALLAHQRTHTGEKPFHCLECGKAFNQRGALTIHQKTHSGEKPFKCLECGKGFRQSSALQCHQRIHTREKPFKCWECGKVFRKKEALTLHQRIHTQTSSVEEGSNPPEQASPRVHLKQDEGSSGSNASSVVPRNPVNPVLSPVMIPDSPSTTQDSAEQQWQCIRWDTQSHGGRALLTPRIPFCPEYAHEEDPSQEQGSIYLEEDPDVTTDEAQLATTAESGPSRT; the protein is encoded by the coding sequence ATGTGCGGGAGAAAACAAATGGAAAGAGCCCATCAAGTATCTGAGGAAAGTGATAAGTGGCCAGACATGGAAGATAGTGTTGGGGATCAAGATGAGATGAATCAGCTGGAAGAAAACCAAAGAAATAAAGAGAGGAATAAAAGTCTGGATGGTGACCCCCATGCAATTACGGTTCAAGAAAAAAAAccgaaagaagagagagaaacaaaactgCCTGTGCGTGGGAAAAGGTTCACTCGTAAATCAACCCTTGGTGACCATAGTAAAGCCCACACAGCAAAGAAACAATataaatgccttgagtgtggaaagagtttcagggacAATTCTGGTCTTCTCAcccatcaaagaacacacacaggggagaaaccatttgaatgtctggagtgtggaaaagcatttcgttggaggggggcatttactgcccatcagagaatccactcaggggagaaaccatttcagtgtttggagtgtggaaagagtttcagggacAAAGCTGACCTTCTGGcccatcaaagaacacacacaggggagaaaccatttgaatgtttggagtgtggaaaagcatatcattggagggggggacttaCTGTCCATCTGAGAATCCACTCAGGAGAGAGACCAtttcaatgcttggagtgtggacaGAGATTCCGCCAGAGTAGTGCCCTTAAagtgcatcaaagaactcacacaggggaaaaaccatttaaatgtccAGAGTGTGGAAAATATTTCAGTCAGGGCTATCGCCTTAAGCTCCATCAAAGAACGCATACAGatgaaaaaccatataaatgtgtagagtgtggaaagagatttatCGAGAAGGATGAGCTTACTTcccatcagagaattcacacaggagaaaaaccgtTTGAATGTTCGCAGTGTGGAAAGAAGTTCAATCATAAGGGAAGCCTTACTagtcatcagagaattcacacagaagagaacccatttaaatgcctggattgCGGAAAGAGTTTCAGGGACAATTCTGGCCTTCTTGCCCATCAAAGaatgcacacaggggagaaaccatttaactgtctggagtgtggaaaagcattTCGTTGGAGGGGGGCACTTACTgcccatcaaagaatccactcaggggagaagccatttcaatgcttggaatgtggaaagagattcagcCGGAAGGGTGCCCTTCAggtacatcaaagaactcacacaggggaaacaCCATTTCAATGtctggtgtgtggaaagagtttcaagcAAGAGGGAAGTCTCACtattcatcaaagaattcatacaggagaaGGAAACCCATtcaaatgccttgagtgtggaaagggtttcagggATAATGCTGACCTTCTTGcccatcaaagaacacacacaggggagaaaccatttgaatgtctaGAGTGTGGAAAAGCATTCGGTTGGAGGGGGGCACTTACTGTCCATCAGAGAAtccactcaggggagaaaccatttcagtgtttggagtgtggaaaaaaaTTCCGGCAAAGGGGTTCCCTTCAataccatcaaagaactcacacaggggaaaaaccatttcaatgccttgagtgtggaaagagcttccgcCTGGCTTCTCTCCTTGTTAACCACGAAGGAACACATACAgatgagaaaccatataaatgtctggagtgtgggaaaagcttcagaaaTACCTCTGCTCTTAATTCCCATCAaaaaatccacacaggggagaaaccatttaaatgcctggagtgtggaaagggcttccaTCGGAAGCGTGCTCTtgctttacatcaaagaattgaCAAAGGAGAGAAAtcgtttaaatgcttggagtgtggaaagagcttcaggtggAGTTCTGCCCTTCTCGcccatcaaagaacccacacgggggagaaaccatttcacTGCCTGGAATGTGGGAAAGCATTTAATCAGAGGGGAGCACTTACTATCCATCAAAAAACGcactcaggggagaagccatttaaatgtttggagtgcggAAAGGGATTCCGCCAGAGCAGTGCCCTTCAATgccatcagagaattcacacgagggagaagccatttaaatgctggGAGTGTGGAAAGGTCTTCAGGAAAAAGGAGGCCCTTAccttacatcaaagaattcacacacagACCTCTTCAGTAGAGGAGGGGTCCAATCCCCCAGAACAGGCCTCTCCTAGAGTACACCTAAAGCAAGATGAAGGATCCTCTGGGAGCAATGCCTCATCTGTGGTCCCCCGCAATCCAGTCAACCCTGTCCTGAGTCCAGTCATGATTCCAGACTCTCCTTCCACCACCCAGGATTCAGCAGAGCAGCAATGGCAGTGTATCCGGTGGGATACTCAGAGCCATGGTGGCAGagctctcctgactcccagaatACCATTTTGTCCAGAGTACGCTCATGAGGAAGACCCTTCTCAGGAACAAGGGTCTATTTATCTGGAGGAAGACCCAGATGTGACTACCGATGAGGCACAGTTAGCTACAACTGCTGAATCAGGGCCATCCAGAACATAG